In Heterodontus francisci isolate sHetFra1 chromosome 5, sHetFra1.hap1, whole genome shotgun sequence, one DNA window encodes the following:
- the gpr20 gene encoding G-protein coupled receptor 20 isoform X2: MDEWTDHSTRMKDAIPLGGVKRSSKSLAMQNATVEPNLANVTTTSLGNGTHNHKEPYLHKLAHLDEALYNDYYSLWLALMIINVFIFVVGIVLNSVALYVFCFRTKTKTTSVIYTINLVITDLMVGFSLPTRIIMYYSGGKCLTCSFVHIFSYFVNMYCSILFLTCICVDRYLAIVQVEASRKWRNPHYAKGICVFIWLFAIIVTYSILTTAIKYSSCCLSKLFALTVFEYFLPLVIITVFTIRIMCALAKPNLMQQSRERRMRAVQLLVTVLVIFMICFTPFHVRQVVVYANPDLPLHISLIVYHVTVTLSSLNSCLDPIVYCFVTNNFQSTVRNIFVKAEPEQISGDVISMQKSSKVSTAKSVVANMMMNGPALDSEQ; encoded by the coding sequence GTCTTCCAAAAGTTTAGCCATGCAGAATGCAACAGTTGAACCAAATCTTGCAAATGTGACCACGACTAGCCTTGGCAACGGGACTCACAACCACAAGGAGCCCTACCTACATAAACTAGCGCATCTTGATGAAGCACTATACAATGATTACTACAGTCTGTGGCTCGCATTGATGATAATTAATGTTTTCATATTTGTAGTTGGCATTGTACTCAACAGTGTTGCATTGTATGTATTCTGTTTTCGTACCAAGACTAAAACAACATCTGTCATCTATACTATAAACCTGGTAATCACAGATTTGATGGTGGGTTTCTCCTTACCAACCAGGATAATAATGTACTACAGCGGTGGCAAATGTCTGACATGCTCTTTTGTGCACATTTTCAGCTATTTTGTGAacatgtactgcagcattctgttccTAACCTGTATCTGTGTGGACAGGTACCTGGCAATAGTCCAAGTGGAAGCATCACGCAAGTGGAGGAACCCCCACTATGCCAAAGGGATTTGTGTTTTCATCTGGCTCTTTGCCATTATTGTCACCTACTCTATACTCACCACAGCGATCAAGTACTCCTCTTGTTGTCTGTCTAAGCTCTTCGCTCTGACAGTGTTTGAGTACTTTTTGCCTTTAGTGATCATCACGGTCTTCACCATTAGGATCATGTGTGCCCTAGCCAAGCCAAACTTGATGCAGCAGAGCAGGGAAAGGCGCATGAGAGCTGTCCAGCTTCTGGTCACTGTACTGGTTATCTTCATGATCTGTTTCACACCCTTTCATGTCCGTCAGGTTGTGGTCTATGCCAACCCTGACCTGCCCCTTCACATCAGCCTAATCGTATACCATGTCACTGTGACCCTGAGTAGCCTCAACAGCTGCTTGGACCCTATTGTCTACTGCTTTGTCACTAACAACTTCCAGTCCACTGTGAGGAACATCTTTGTCAAGGCTGAGCCTGAACAAATTAGTGGAGATGTAATCAGCATGCAGAAGAGTTCCAAGGTATCCACAGCAAAGTCGGTAGTTGCAAACATGATGATGAATGGCCCTGCACTGGACAGCGAACAATGA
- the gpr20 gene encoding G-protein coupled receptor 20 isoform X3, protein MQNATVEPNLANVTTTSLGNGTHNHKEPYLHKLAHLDEALYNDYYSLWLALMIINVFIFVVGIVLNSVALYVFCFRTKTKTTSVIYTINLVITDLMVGFSLPTRIIMYYSGGKCLTCSFVHIFSYFVNMYCSILFLTCICVDRYLAIVQVEASRKWRNPHYAKGICVFIWLFAIIVTYSILTTAIKYSSCCLSKLFALTVFEYFLPLVIITVFTIRIMCALAKPNLMQQSRERRMRAVQLLVTVLVIFMICFTPFHVRQVVVYANPDLPLHISLIVYHVTVTLSSLNSCLDPIVYCFVTNNFQSTVRNIFVKAEPEQISGDVISMQKSSKVSTAKSVVANMMMNGPALDSEQ, encoded by the coding sequence ATGCAGAATGCAACAGTTGAACCAAATCTTGCAAATGTGACCACGACTAGCCTTGGCAACGGGACTCACAACCACAAGGAGCCCTACCTACATAAACTAGCGCATCTTGATGAAGCACTATACAATGATTACTACAGTCTGTGGCTCGCATTGATGATAATTAATGTTTTCATATTTGTAGTTGGCATTGTACTCAACAGTGTTGCATTGTATGTATTCTGTTTTCGTACCAAGACTAAAACAACATCTGTCATCTATACTATAAACCTGGTAATCACAGATTTGATGGTGGGTTTCTCCTTACCAACCAGGATAATAATGTACTACAGCGGTGGCAAATGTCTGACATGCTCTTTTGTGCACATTTTCAGCTATTTTGTGAacatgtactgcagcattctgttccTAACCTGTATCTGTGTGGACAGGTACCTGGCAATAGTCCAAGTGGAAGCATCACGCAAGTGGAGGAACCCCCACTATGCCAAAGGGATTTGTGTTTTCATCTGGCTCTTTGCCATTATTGTCACCTACTCTATACTCACCACAGCGATCAAGTACTCCTCTTGTTGTCTGTCTAAGCTCTTCGCTCTGACAGTGTTTGAGTACTTTTTGCCTTTAGTGATCATCACGGTCTTCACCATTAGGATCATGTGTGCCCTAGCCAAGCCAAACTTGATGCAGCAGAGCAGGGAAAGGCGCATGAGAGCTGTCCAGCTTCTGGTCACTGTACTGGTTATCTTCATGATCTGTTTCACACCCTTTCATGTCCGTCAGGTTGTGGTCTATGCCAACCCTGACCTGCCCCTTCACATCAGCCTAATCGTATACCATGTCACTGTGACCCTGAGTAGCCTCAACAGCTGCTTGGACCCTATTGTCTACTGCTTTGTCACTAACAACTTCCAGTCCACTGTGAGGAACATCTTTGTCAAGGCTGAGCCTGAACAAATTAGTGGAGATGTAATCAGCATGCAGAAGAGTTCCAAGGTATCCACAGCAAAGTCGGTAGTTGCAAACATGATGATGAATGGCCCTGCACTGGACAGCGAACAATGA
- the gpr20 gene encoding G-protein coupled receptor 20 isoform X1, which yields MDEWTDHSTRMKDAIPLGGVKRKCRETRNSPSNNLSSKSLAMQNATVEPNLANVTTTSLGNGTHNHKEPYLHKLAHLDEALYNDYYSLWLALMIINVFIFVVGIVLNSVALYVFCFRTKTKTTSVIYTINLVITDLMVGFSLPTRIIMYYSGGKCLTCSFVHIFSYFVNMYCSILFLTCICVDRYLAIVQVEASRKWRNPHYAKGICVFIWLFAIIVTYSILTTAIKYSSCCLSKLFALTVFEYFLPLVIITVFTIRIMCALAKPNLMQQSRERRMRAVQLLVTVLVIFMICFTPFHVRQVVVYANPDLPLHISLIVYHVTVTLSSLNSCLDPIVYCFVTNNFQSTVRNIFVKAEPEQISGDVISMQKSSKVSTAKSVVANMMMNGPALDSEQ from the coding sequence GTCTTCCAAAAGTTTAGCCATGCAGAATGCAACAGTTGAACCAAATCTTGCAAATGTGACCACGACTAGCCTTGGCAACGGGACTCACAACCACAAGGAGCCCTACCTACATAAACTAGCGCATCTTGATGAAGCACTATACAATGATTACTACAGTCTGTGGCTCGCATTGATGATAATTAATGTTTTCATATTTGTAGTTGGCATTGTACTCAACAGTGTTGCATTGTATGTATTCTGTTTTCGTACCAAGACTAAAACAACATCTGTCATCTATACTATAAACCTGGTAATCACAGATTTGATGGTGGGTTTCTCCTTACCAACCAGGATAATAATGTACTACAGCGGTGGCAAATGTCTGACATGCTCTTTTGTGCACATTTTCAGCTATTTTGTGAacatgtactgcagcattctgttccTAACCTGTATCTGTGTGGACAGGTACCTGGCAATAGTCCAAGTGGAAGCATCACGCAAGTGGAGGAACCCCCACTATGCCAAAGGGATTTGTGTTTTCATCTGGCTCTTTGCCATTATTGTCACCTACTCTATACTCACCACAGCGATCAAGTACTCCTCTTGTTGTCTGTCTAAGCTCTTCGCTCTGACAGTGTTTGAGTACTTTTTGCCTTTAGTGATCATCACGGTCTTCACCATTAGGATCATGTGTGCCCTAGCCAAGCCAAACTTGATGCAGCAGAGCAGGGAAAGGCGCATGAGAGCTGTCCAGCTTCTGGTCACTGTACTGGTTATCTTCATGATCTGTTTCACACCCTTTCATGTCCGTCAGGTTGTGGTCTATGCCAACCCTGACCTGCCCCTTCACATCAGCCTAATCGTATACCATGTCACTGTGACCCTGAGTAGCCTCAACAGCTGCTTGGACCCTATTGTCTACTGCTTTGTCACTAACAACTTCCAGTCCACTGTGAGGAACATCTTTGTCAAGGCTGAGCCTGAACAAATTAGTGGAGATGTAATCAGCATGCAGAAGAGTTCCAAGGTATCCACAGCAAAGTCGGTAGTTGCAAACATGATGATGAATGGCCCTGCACTGGACAGCGAACAATGA